One Bacillus sp. 1780r2a1 DNA segment encodes these proteins:
- a CDS encoding MurR/RpiR family transcriptional regulator, which yields MFSSEVISTFNDLDYNVYNYILNNGNQVIYMRIRDLATATHVSTSTILRFCRKVGCDGFSEFKVKLKLYLERESEEDVKGMKEFAYEFMERTLKGNLDEVITEAAQTIAKAHHVLFVGFGSSGILAQYGARYFSSLGKFSIAINDPYFPINAQQLDNSITIALSVSGESPQTVDQVTRLKEEGSKIISITNTKSSTLAHLSHIVIPYYATEERRKIANLPLNITTQLPVMYILEATAREVYKLT from the coding sequence ATGTTTTCAAGTGAAGTTATTTCAACATTTAACGATTTAGATTATAACGTCTACAATTATATTTTAAACAATGGTAATCAGGTCATCTATATGCGTATTCGAGACTTGGCAACAGCCACTCACGTATCCACCTCAACAATCTTACGTTTTTGTAGAAAAGTAGGCTGTGATGGATTTAGTGAATTTAAAGTAAAGCTAAAGCTGTATTTAGAAAGAGAAAGTGAAGAAGATGTAAAAGGAATGAAAGAGTTCGCGTATGAATTTATGGAGCGTACATTAAAGGGAAATCTTGATGAAGTTATTACCGAGGCAGCTCAGACAATAGCAAAAGCTCACCATGTTCTATTCGTTGGATTTGGAAGTTCAGGTATACTAGCGCAGTACGGAGCACGCTATTTTTCAAGTTTAGGAAAATTTTCAATTGCGATTAATGACCCCTACTTTCCCATTAACGCTCAGCAACTTGATAACAGTATCACGATTGCTCTTTCTGTGTCAGGAGAATCTCCTCAAACAGTGGACCAAGTTACACGGTTAAAAGAAGAAGGAAGTAAAATTATCAGTATTACTAACACAAAATCTTCTACGTTAGCTCATCTATCTCATATCGTCATTCCATACTACGCGACGGAAGAGCGTAGGAAAATCGCTAACCTACCACTCAACATCACTACTCAGCTTCCTGTCATGTACATACTTGAAGCAACAGCCAGAGAAGTATACAAGCTGACGTAA
- the cls gene encoding cardiolipin synthase: protein MLKKLMVIFLLVTCFFLFFQWDVKQGYKKYTKAHPYTETTSYTGQLTMFPEGSKLYTSLFTDMKEAESYIYLQFFIFRDDPISMKFIELLKEKAKRGVDVKFSVDRFGGKDISSSLIKEMQESGIEFAFSRPLQFPHLFYSLNHRNHRKLVAIDGHTSYIGGFNIGEEYLGNNEKLGYWRDYHLRIQGNGTYEIEKQFLKDWEEDTGDAKSPNPLNRTVSSKNQSAYQLVFATGETLENQVLDLIKQAKHELIIATPYFIPSDTIMDAFKNAKKRGVTITLIVPDHTDAWFTKPPSYPKIEELFNDGAAVYLYTKGFFHGKVMIIDDKVASVSTANWDPRSFYLNDEASCLVYDQHFIEQVKKELKQDMKDSRKITREIIEDIPIWEKSLVNTPEWIYYYF, encoded by the coding sequence ATGTTAAAGAAATTAATGGTTATATTCCTTTTGGTTACCTGTTTTTTTCTGTTTTTTCAATGGGATGTAAAACAAGGATATAAAAAGTATACGAAGGCTCATCCATACACAGAAACTACATCGTATACCGGACAGCTAACGATGTTTCCTGAGGGAAGTAAGCTATACACATCATTATTCACAGATATGAAAGAAGCGGAAAGCTATATTTACCTTCAATTTTTTATTTTTCGAGATGATCCAATTAGCATGAAGTTTATTGAATTACTAAAAGAAAAAGCCAAACGTGGCGTCGACGTGAAATTTTCGGTGGATCGCTTTGGTGGGAAAGATATTTCGTCATCGTTAATTAAAGAGATGCAAGAGAGCGGCATTGAGTTTGCTTTTAGTCGACCGTTGCAATTTCCTCATCTTTTTTATAGTCTTAACCACCGAAATCATCGAAAGCTTGTTGCGATTGACGGACATACGTCTTATATTGGCGGATTTAATATTGGAGAAGAGTATTTAGGCAACAACGAAAAGCTAGGATATTGGCGGGATTATCATCTTCGTATTCAAGGAAACGGTACGTATGAAATTGAAAAGCAGTTCTTAAAAGATTGGGAAGAAGATACGGGAGATGCTAAAAGCCCCAATCCTTTAAATAGAACAGTTTCTTCGAAAAACCAGTCAGCCTATCAGCTTGTTTTTGCAACAGGAGAAACCTTAGAAAATCAAGTGTTAGATCTGATAAAACAAGCGAAACATGAACTCATTATTGCTACTCCGTATTTTATTCCAAGCGATACAATAATGGATGCGTTTAAAAATGCGAAAAAACGTGGTGTGACAATTACCTTAATTGTACCAGACCATACGGACGCTTGGTTTACTAAGCCACCTAGCTATCCTAAAATAGAAGAGCTTTTTAATGATGGAGCTGCTGTTTATTTGTACACGAAAGGTTTTTTTCACGGAAAGGTAATGATTATTGATGACAAGGTAGCGAGTGTTAGTACAGCTAACTGGGATCCGCGCAGTTTTTACTTAAATGATGAAGCAAGCTGCCTTGTCTATGATCAACACTTTATTGAACAGGTGAAAAAAGAGCTGAAGCAGGATATGAAAGATAGCAGAAAGATCACAAGAGAGATTATTGAAGACATTCCTATCTGGGAAAAGTCATTGGTGAATACGCCTGAATGGATTTACTATTATTTTTAA
- a CDS encoding DUF1292 domain-containing protein codes for METVNTGEIFTIVDENEQEQDVEVLGKLTVDGKDYVAVAFVEELLIESEEDIDVFFFHIESNGEWVSIEDDDEFERISTLFENVH; via the coding sequence ATGGAAACGGTGAATACAGGTGAAATTTTTACCATTGTGGATGAAAATGAACAAGAGCAGGATGTTGAAGTTTTAGGGAAGCTAACTGTAGATGGAAAAGACTACGTCGCTGTTGCGTTTGTTGAAGAGCTATTAATTGAATCGGAAGAAGATATTGACGTCTTTTTCTTTCACATTGAATCAAACGGTGAATGGGTTAGCATTGAAGACGATGATGAATTTGAACGCATTTCTACATTATTTGAAAATGTGCATTAA
- a CDS encoding 3D domain-containing protein, with amino-acid sequence MKKLIITSSLVLLSLFGTATATSAASTTYKVKSGDTLYKIASVHKVSVKDIQSWNNLKSATIRPNQVLKVAKPQAAKPSAKPAAKASAPAAKKEFTVTATAYTGSCKGCSGVTATGINLKKNPNLKVISVDPKVIKLGSKVWVEGYGTAIAGDKGSAIRGNKIDVFIPNQKEALKWGRKTVKVRIL; translated from the coding sequence ATGAAAAAACTAATTATTACGTCAAGTTTAGTTCTATTATCATTGTTTGGAACAGCAACTGCAACATCTGCGGCGTCAACTACATATAAAGTAAAAAGTGGAGATACATTATATAAAATTGCTTCTGTACATAAAGTGTCAGTAAAAGACATCCAGTCATGGAATAACTTAAAATCAGCAACAATTCGTCCGAATCAAGTGTTAAAAGTGGCTAAGCCACAAGCAGCTAAACCGAGTGCTAAGCCTGCAGCAAAAGCGTCTGCTCCTGCTGCGAAAAAAGAATTTACGGTTACAGCTACTGCTTATACAGGGAGTTGCAAAGGCTGCAGCGGAGTTACAGCAACAGGCATTAACTTAAAGAAAAACCCTAACTTAAAAGTCATTTCTGTTGATCCAAAAGTAATCAAGCTAGGGTCTAAAGTATGGGTAGAAGGTTATGGAACTGCAATTGCGGGTGATAAAGGAAGCGCAATTCGTGGAAATAAAATCGATGTGTTTATACCAAACCAAAAAGAAGCCTTAAAATGGGGACGTAAAACGGTTAAAGTTCGCATTTTATAG
- a CDS encoding LysR family transcriptional regulator, translating to MDSKQLQTFILAADTLNFTKTAQLLNFAQSSVTAQVKALEAELETPLFERLGKRLVLTEAGRKFQQYANQMVTLQEEAKTALKGGTAFFGKLTIGAQESQCTYRLPIVLLEFKKQYPHMEIVFKPAHSDERARRHLTEGVLDFAFIMDEAKTHDMITIEPLIQEQIKIVTAPDHPIQKRKKFSVQDLEKETFLLTEEGCSYRTLLEDAFAEAKIHPLNKFEFGSIEAIKQCVMIGIGIAVLPDMAVRKELEAGKMKEIPWHPHLAPIFTHIAWHKDKVMTPPLQAFIDLTRSVFKENKMGTI from the coding sequence ATGGATAGTAAACAACTTCAAACATTTATTCTTGCAGCGGATACGCTGAACTTTACCAAAACAGCTCAGTTGTTAAACTTTGCGCAATCAAGCGTAACGGCACAAGTGAAGGCATTAGAAGCAGAACTTGAAACACCTTTATTTGAACGACTAGGAAAACGATTAGTCTTAACAGAAGCCGGCCGTAAGTTTCAGCAATATGCAAATCAGATGGTCACTCTACAAGAAGAGGCAAAAACGGCTTTAAAAGGAGGAACTGCATTTTTTGGTAAGCTCACTATTGGGGCACAGGAAAGTCAGTGTACGTACCGACTTCCAATTGTCTTATTAGAGTTTAAAAAGCAGTATCCTCATATGGAGATTGTTTTTAAGCCTGCTCATTCTGATGAGAGAGCTAGAAGGCATCTAACTGAAGGGGTACTTGATTTTGCGTTTATCATGGATGAAGCAAAAACACACGATATGATTACCATCGAACCGTTAATTCAAGAACAGATTAAAATTGTGACGGCTCCTGATCATCCAATTCAGAAGCGTAAAAAATTCAGCGTGCAGGACCTTGAAAAGGAGACGTTCTTGCTTACCGAAGAAGGTTGCTCATATCGAACCCTTTTAGAAGACGCATTCGCAGAGGCAAAGATTCACCCACTGAATAAGTTTGAGTTCGGCAGCATTGAAGCCATTAAACAATGTGTGATGATTGGAATTGGCATTGCTGTCTTGCCTGACATGGCAGTTCGTAAAGAGCTAGAAGCAGGTAAAATGAAAGAGATTCCTTGGCATCCGCATTTAGCACCTATATTTACTCACATAGCATGGCATAAAGATAAAGTAATGACACCACCTTTACAAGCCTTTATTGATCTTACACGCAGTGTGTTTAAAGAAAACAAAATGGGGACTATTTGA
- a CDS encoding flavodoxin family protein, which yields MSIAVLYGGNRPGGNTETLTKKVIEGIEVTEIYLKDYSIHPIEDMRHDEAGFPEVNDDYNHVIDEVLRHGTLVFSTPIYWYTMTGVMKNFIDRWSHSMRDANYPEFKPQMADKHAYVVTVGGDNPYLKGLPLIQQFQYIFDFMNMNFQGYIIGEGNKPGDILSDKRALFAADEMNKKLKSHV from the coding sequence ATGAGTATTGCTGTTTTATATGGAGGAAATCGACCAGGTGGTAACACCGAAACATTAACTAAAAAAGTCATAGAAGGAATTGAAGTCACAGAAATATATTTAAAAGATTACAGCATTCACCCAATTGAAGACATGCGTCACGATGAAGCTGGTTTCCCGGAAGTCAACGATGACTACAATCACGTTATAGATGAAGTATTGCGTCATGGTACGCTTGTTTTTTCGACGCCGATTTATTGGTATACGATGACTGGTGTGATGAAGAATTTCATTGATCGCTGGTCACATTCAATGCGAGATGCAAACTATCCAGAATTCAAGCCACAAATGGCTGACAAACATGCCTATGTTGTTACGGTTGGAGGCGACAATCCATATCTAAAGGGACTTCCTCTTATTCAACAGTTTCAGTATATCTTTGATTTTATGAATATGAACTTTCAAGGTTATATCATTGGAGAAGGAAATAAGCCAGGGGACATATTAAGCGATAAAAGAGCATTATTTGCTGCTGATGAAATGAATAAGAAGCTAAAAAGTCACGTATAA
- a CDS encoding GNAT family N-acetyltransferase, with product MKMKDIHSVQQVATESWHHTYKGIIPLDVQNNFLRAAYSTDMLKKRMEESELWVALVETKVVGFASFTPVNEKGDSELLAIYLLPEYQGKGIGTALFEKGSRHVKKVIVHVERENQNGMSFYRTQGFSVTDEFDEDFDGHLLQTVQMTLQIK from the coding sequence ATGAAAATGAAAGATATTCACTCTGTGCAACAAGTAGCCACAGAAAGTTGGCACCATACATATAAAGGCATTATCCCTTTGGACGTACAAAACAATTTCTTGCGAGCTGCATATAGCACAGACATGTTGAAAAAGCGGATGGAAGAGTCGGAGCTGTGGGTAGCGCTCGTAGAAACGAAAGTAGTAGGCTTTGCAAGCTTTACGCCAGTTAATGAAAAAGGGGACAGCGAACTGCTGGCGATTTACTTACTGCCAGAGTATCAAGGAAAAGGAATTGGCACAGCACTTTTTGAAAAAGGAAGCCGTCATGTCAAAAAAGTAATTGTCCATGTTGAGCGCGAAAACCAAAACGGCATGTCCTTTTATCGTACACAAGGGTTTTCAGTTACAGATGAGTTTGATGAGGATTTTGATGGGCATCTCCTACAAACCGTTCAAATGACTCTTCAAATAAAGTAA
- a CDS encoding heavy metal-binding domain-containing protein: MIIVTTDNVSNYRVTETIGYVKGSTVQSKNIGRDILAGLKNIVGGEIKEYTEMMDDARKIAVARMVRDAEEKGANAIVGFRLVSSAIASNASEIVAYGTGVKVVNS; encoded by the coding sequence ATGATTATCGTGACTACTGATAATGTATCAAACTATCGAGTAACAGAAACAATTGGGTATGTAAAAGGAAGTACGGTGCAGTCTAAAAATATCGGTCGTGATATTTTAGCAGGCTTAAAGAATATCGTAGGGGGAGAAATTAAAGAATATACGGAAATGATGGATGATGCTCGAAAAATCGCGGTTGCCCGAATGGTTAGAGATGCTGAAGAAAAGGGCGCAAACGCCATTGTCGGCTTCCGTTTAGTCAGTTCAGCTATTGCCAGTAACGCTTCTGAAATTGTGGCGTACGGAACGGGTGTGAAGGTAGTTAACAGTTAA
- a CDS encoding alpha/beta hydrolase, whose translation MREKELQLTAVKAMLTIPEEKLGKKPAVLIISGSGPVDYNGNTKKFASNVYRDLAAVFTEMGYVTLRYDKRNLDAFYKTTLTDLIQDAKEAFHALKSQPEVDDKQLFIAGHSEGAIIATVVAEELQANGLILLAGAGQNLIEATEYQRERAYKEIAAQSGFKGWLFKKLKVIEKDRQKADNLLKRFKEAKEDVVRVQLVRMNAAWWREHMMVNPHHYYEKLSIPILAITGSKDVQADPNALQSLDEFPTIETTIIKDMNHVLKIQTQEPSMLKLMKQYKQTFSDPIAPELRDVIKSWLTKQTQGSKLHE comes from the coding sequence ATGCGGGAAAAAGAACTTCAGCTTACAGCTGTTAAGGCCATGCTAACAATTCCTGAGGAGAAATTAGGTAAGAAACCTGCTGTATTAATTATTAGTGGGAGTGGTCCAGTAGACTATAACGGAAACACCAAAAAGTTTGCGAGCAACGTGTATCGTGATTTAGCAGCTGTCTTTACAGAAATGGGCTACGTTACGCTTCGTTATGACAAGCGAAATCTTGATGCGTTTTACAAAACAACGCTAACGGACCTCATTCAAGATGCAAAAGAAGCTTTTCATGCTTTAAAAAGTCAACCTGAAGTAGATGATAAGCAACTGTTTATTGCAGGACACAGTGAAGGAGCAATAATTGCGACCGTGGTTGCTGAAGAGCTTCAGGCTAACGGATTAATCCTGCTAGCTGGTGCAGGGCAAAACCTCATCGAAGCAACTGAGTATCAGCGGGAACGCGCTTATAAAGAAATTGCGGCTCAAAGCGGGTTTAAAGGTTGGTTATTTAAAAAGCTAAAGGTTATTGAAAAAGACCGACAAAAAGCTGATAATCTTTTAAAGCGTTTTAAAGAAGCAAAAGAAGACGTTGTGCGCGTGCAGCTTGTTCGCATGAATGCAGCATGGTGGAGAGAGCATATGATGGTAAATCCGCATCACTATTATGAAAAATTATCGATACCCATTTTAGCTATAACAGGCTCAAAGGATGTGCAGGCAGATCCTAACGCACTTCAATCTTTGGATGAGTTTCCTACGATTGAAACAACAATCATTAAAGATATGAATCACGTATTAAAGATACAAACACAAGAGCCTTCCATGCTGAAGCTGATGAAGCAATATAAGCAGACGTTTTCAGATCCAATTGCTCCAGAGTTACGGGACGTAATCAAAAGCTGGCTTACGAAACAAACACAGGGAAGTAAACTCCATGAATAA
- a CDS encoding helix-turn-helix domain-containing protein, translating to MGSSKADAILHPIRMRIIQELASKPCTVQELLQYLQDVPQATLYRHLNTLKKAEVVEVIKEQKIRGTVEKTYALAQASAILSGDEVQHLTKEEHLQHFMNFYTMLAKEFEAYLEGDVNFEKDGFGYHQLPLHLNDSEQQAFLEDYKKLVGKYQFKPREDRRKRTMAVSFIPERQRGEN from the coding sequence ATGGGTTCATCAAAAGCAGATGCGATCTTACATCCAATCCGAATGCGAATTATACAGGAGTTAGCCAGTAAACCTTGTACAGTACAAGAGCTACTTCAGTATCTTCAAGATGTTCCTCAAGCAACCTTGTATCGCCACTTGAACACGTTAAAAAAAGCAGAAGTTGTTGAGGTAATTAAAGAACAAAAGATTAGAGGAACAGTTGAGAAAACGTACGCATTAGCACAGGCGAGTGCTATCTTATCAGGAGATGAAGTCCAGCATTTAACAAAAGAAGAGCACTTACAGCACTTTATGAACTTTTACACAATGCTCGCCAAAGAGTTTGAAGCATATTTAGAAGGCGACGTTAACTTTGAGAAAGATGGATTTGGATATCACCAGCTTCCCCTTCATTTAAACGACAGTGAGCAGCAGGCGTTTTTAGAAGACTATAAAAAGCTGGTAGGTAAGTATCAGTTTAAGCCGCGAGAAGATCGTCGTAAGCGTACGATGGCTGTTTCATTCATTCCAGAACGTCAAAGAGGAGAGAACTAA
- a CDS encoding rhodanese-related sulfurtransferase: MSTNKPYRVLLYYMYVPIENAEEFRDEQFALCEELELKGRILVASEGINGTVSGTVEQTDRYMEVMKQDPRFSEMVFKIDEADEHAFKKLRVRHRPELVTLRLENDINPLETTGNYLSPKEFFEAMQQEDTIVIDARNDYEFDLGHFRGAVRPDIRNFRELPEWIRENKEMFEDKKVLTYCTGGIRCEKFSGWLKEEGFEDVGQLHGGIVTYGKDPEVQGELWDGQCYVFDERISVPVNQKEHVIVGKDHFDGQPCERYVNCANPACNRKILASEENEHKYLRSCSHECRVNPRNRYVKEHGLTDEEFAQRVKEVQELATT; the protein is encoded by the coding sequence ATGAGTACTAACAAACCTTATAGAGTTCTTCTCTATTACATGTATGTTCCAATTGAAAACGCAGAGGAATTTCGCGATGAGCAGTTTGCGCTATGCGAAGAGCTTGAACTAAAAGGAAGAATTTTAGTAGCTTCTGAAGGAATTAATGGAACAGTTTCAGGAACAGTAGAACAAACAGATCGCTACATGGAAGTAATGAAGCAAGACCCTCGCTTTAGCGAAATGGTCTTCAAAATAGATGAAGCCGATGAGCATGCGTTTAAAAAATTACGCGTTCGTCATCGTCCAGAGCTCGTAACATTACGTCTTGAAAACGACATAAACCCACTTGAAACAACAGGCAACTATTTAAGTCCGAAAGAGTTTTTTGAAGCAATGCAGCAGGAAGATACGATTGTAATTGATGCTCGAAACGACTATGAGTTTGACTTAGGTCACTTCAGAGGTGCAGTACGCCCAGATATCCGTAATTTCCGCGAGCTTCCAGAATGGATTCGTGAAAACAAAGAAATGTTTGAAGATAAAAAAGTCTTAACATACTGCACAGGCGGTATCCGCTGCGAGAAGTTCTCAGGCTGGTTAAAAGAAGAAGGCTTTGAAGATGTAGGTCAGCTTCATGGCGGAATCGTAACATACGGTAAAGACCCAGAAGTGCAAGGTGAACTATGGGACGGACAATGCTACGTATTTGATGAGCGTATCAGCGTTCCGGTAAACCAAAAAGAACACGTAATTGTTGGTAAAGATCACTTTGACGGCCAACCTTGTGAGCGCTATGTAAACTGCGCAAACCCAGCGTGTAACCGTAAGATTTTAGCTTCTGAAGAAAACGAGCACAAATATTTACGCAGCTGCTCTCACGAGTGTCGCGTAAATCCTCGCAACCGCTATGTAAAAGAGCACGGCTTAACAGACGAGGAATTTGCACAACGAGTAAAAGAAGTACAAGAATTAGCAACAACATAA
- a CDS encoding quinone oxidoreductase, translating to MKAIQFKQYGSPDVLRVINLARPVPKKKDVLIKVEAIGVNYADTARREGAYVVDTPLPFIPGSEVAGEVVELGEEVEGIKVGMKVVTLLGSHRATGYAEYTLADSRGLIPLPDGVDLKQAAALPLQGLTAYHILKTMGRIEKGETVVVHAAAGGVGTLAVQLAKKFGAHVIATASSDEKLAVAKRLGADVLINYTEAGWQNKVMEETKHGADVILEMVGGSIFYDSLQCLAPFGRLVFYGMASGQPVKFNPGRLMEKNQSVMGFFLPQMMAKPSLYQQSLQELLTYMKNGELELLIGGTYPLEDAAHVHRLLQGRKTTGKLILVP from the coding sequence ATGAAAGCGATTCAATTCAAACAATATGGTAGTCCAGATGTGCTTAGAGTGATTAACTTGGCAAGACCTGTGCCAAAAAAGAAGGACGTTTTAATAAAAGTAGAAGCAATTGGTGTTAACTACGCTGATACTGCTAGAAGAGAAGGGGCATACGTTGTTGATACGCCGCTTCCATTTATTCCTGGTTCTGAAGTGGCAGGAGAGGTTGTTGAGCTCGGTGAAGAAGTAGAAGGAATAAAAGTTGGAATGAAAGTTGTTACGCTGCTTGGGTCACACCGAGCAACTGGATATGCTGAGTATACGCTTGCAGATTCAAGAGGACTTATTCCGCTGCCAGATGGAGTTGACCTTAAGCAAGCAGCTGCTTTACCGCTTCAAGGCTTAACGGCGTATCACATTTTAAAAACGATGGGGCGAATTGAAAAAGGAGAAACCGTTGTGGTACACGCTGCTGCAGGAGGCGTTGGCACGCTTGCTGTGCAGCTTGCGAAAAAATTTGGTGCTCACGTAATTGCTACAGCGAGCTCAGATGAAAAGCTAGCTGTTGCCAAGCGTCTAGGAGCCGACGTTCTTATTAATTATACGGAAGCAGGTTGGCAAAACAAAGTGATGGAAGAAACAAAGCACGGAGCCGATGTAATTCTAGAAATGGTTGGAGGGTCTATTTTTTACGATTCTCTGCAGTGTCTTGCACCGTTTGGCCGTCTTGTATTCTACGGAATGGCAAGCGGCCAGCCTGTGAAATTTAATCCAGGCAGGCTGATGGAGAAAAACCAGTCCGTAATGGGGTTCTTTTTACCACAAATGATGGCAAAGCCTAGTTTGTATCAGCAAAGTTTACAAGAGCTGTTAACTTATATGAAAAACGGAGAGCTTGAATTGCTGATTGGTGGAACGTATCCACTTGAAGATGCAGCGCATGTTCATCGGTTATTGCAAGGAAGAAAAACGACAGGAAAACTTATTTTAGTACCATAA
- a CDS encoding acyl-CoA dehydrogenase family protein, with the protein MFQDVKLSSFGGTFIVKAASDACTPEDLTNEQELIAQTASQFAEKDVYPYKQKIDEQNFELVVRLMKKAGEIGLLAHSVPKAYGGLGLDKVTKGIVGEALGKTGSYGVAHANHTCIATLPITYFGTTAQKKRYLPKLASGEYIGAYCLTEPEAGSDALSARTTAVLNNEKTHYILNGTKQYITSAAFADTFITYAKVDGKHFTAFIVEKNFQGLSIGPEEKKMGIKGSSTCPVIYEDCLVPVDNVLGEVGKGHVIALNVLNLGRYNLGFACVGGAKHALELTLSYTKERKQFQTAIAHFPATKEKLALMNARIYAAESLQYRTGGLLESVLAGSYENNDPKEAAKSLAQFAMECSVCKVYSSEAFDTVVDEALQLHGGAGFIQDYEIESVYRDSRINRIFEGTNEINRLVLPTHFLRKVKSGELVLNQETVEQAYSAIKEENHLLPLEKKAVHTVRYLLLLLLSEALKVAKEHIVHEQEALMKLSNLAIGLYAMESAVIRTEKAVRKNGKENEQLKVDLTELVVDLTMREVRDEATQLINGIATAKKHQALHYELQTLMRDFQYEGTFTKTRRVADELIESGRYTC; encoded by the coding sequence ATGTTTCAAGACGTAAAATTATCGTCGTTTGGCGGTACGTTCATAGTGAAGGCTGCGTCTGATGCATGCACCCCAGAAGACTTAACAAATGAGCAAGAGCTAATTGCCCAAACTGCTAGTCAGTTTGCCGAAAAAGACGTATATCCCTATAAACAAAAAATTGATGAACAAAACTTTGAGCTAGTGGTAAGGCTGATGAAAAAAGCAGGAGAGATTGGCTTATTGGCTCATAGCGTGCCCAAAGCATATGGAGGACTTGGTCTTGATAAAGTAACGAAAGGAATCGTCGGCGAAGCGCTTGGGAAAACGGGCTCATATGGAGTTGCTCACGCAAATCATACGTGCATTGCAACGCTTCCGATTACGTATTTTGGAACAACAGCGCAAAAGAAACGCTACCTGCCAAAGCTTGCAAGTGGTGAATATATCGGTGCTTACTGTTTAACGGAGCCAGAAGCTGGGTCAGATGCGCTTTCCGCTCGAACCACAGCAGTGTTAAATAATGAAAAAACGCACTACATTCTAAACGGAACCAAGCAATACATTACAAGCGCTGCGTTTGCAGACACGTTCATTACGTATGCAAAAGTAGACGGCAAGCATTTTACAGCTTTCATTGTCGAAAAAAACTTTCAAGGTTTATCTATTGGACCCGAAGAAAAAAAGATGGGCATTAAAGGGTCGTCCACTTGCCCTGTTATTTATGAAGATTGCTTAGTTCCTGTTGACAACGTACTAGGTGAAGTTGGCAAAGGGCACGTCATTGCATTAAACGTGTTAAATCTCGGTCGCTATAACCTTGGGTTTGCATGTGTAGGAGGTGCAAAACATGCGCTAGAGCTTACGCTTTCTTATACGAAAGAACGAAAACAATTTCAAACGGCTATCGCTCATTTTCCTGCAACGAAAGAAAAGCTAGCTTTGATGAATGCCCGCATTTATGCTGCTGAATCATTACAATATCGAACGGGCGGCTTATTAGAAAGCGTGCTGGCAGGTTCTTACGAAAACAATGATCCGAAAGAAGCTGCAAAAAGCTTAGCACAGTTTGCGATGGAGTGCTCAGTGTGTAAAGTATATAGTTCTGAAGCATTCGACACGGTGGTGGACGAAGCCCTTCAGCTTCACGGCGGAGCTGGCTTTATTCAAGACTATGAAATTGAATCGGTTTATCGTGATTCACGTATTAATCGAATTTTTGAAGGAACGAACGAGATTAACAGACTGGTCTTACCCACGCACTTTCTGCGAAAAGTGAAAAGTGGTGAGCTGGTTTTAAATCAGGAAACGGTTGAACAAGCATATAGTGCTATAAAAGAAGAAAATCACCTCCTTCCTCTTGAAAAGAAAGCTGTTCACACAGTGCGCTATCTTCTTCTATTACTTTTAAGTGAAGCATTAAAAGTAGCAAAAGAGCATATAGTCCACGAGCAGGAAGCCTTAATGAAGCTTTCAAACCTTGCTATTGGTTTATATGCAATGGAATCAGCCGTCATCCGAACGGAAAAAGCAGTCAGGAAGAATGGGAAAGAAAACGAACAGCTGAAAGTTGATCTGACAGAGCTAGTAGTGGATTTAACGATGCGCGAGGTAAGAGATGAAGCAACGCAGCTTATTAACGGTATTGCTACTGCTAAAAAGCATCAAGCTCTTCATTATGAACTTCAGACGTTAATGCGCGATTTTCAATACGAAGGCACGTTTACTAAAACGCGAAGAGTCGCAGATGAATTAATTGAAAGCGGTCGTTATACGTGTTAA